Part of the Synechococcales cyanobacterium T60_A2020_003 genome is shown below.
TCGTCTCAACAGCAGGAGTAGGGTAAAGCTAAATTTAAGACAGCTCAGAGCCAATGCTGATCTTGAGTTGCTCCGGCGTAACGGTAACCGCATCAAGGCAGCAAAGCGTCCAGGTCAGCAGGATGAGTCTATTAAGGCAAAGCTCAAAGCAGGAACGTACTACGTTAAAGTGTCTGGCAAGGGCGATCGCACCTCCTATCGGCTTATTCTCAAAAATACCTTTAACAATGCCTCAAGCAAAAATCAGCTAGATTTGCCTGCTAGCTTGACCAGTGGTGGCGTTCCGCAAGCGCTTGTATACAACGTGACTTTAAGTGGTGTTGTCAGGTCCTTTACCAGTCAGTTGCCGTTTCAGCGATTTGGTCAACTCTTCATTACGCGACCGTTCCCTGCCGTCACGGGTAACGATAGAAATGCGTTTGAAGTTGCGCTGCTCTCGAGTGATGTTCCAGGTGGCGTTACGGGACGAGGATCGATCCGATTTGCGACGAACACAGGGCTAACGACTGCTGGAGAATCGATCGATACCGTATTTCAGAACGTAGACTCAAGACAGAATCTATTAGGCTTAGCAGTTGATCGAACCGCCGCATCTGGCTCGAATCAGTTTGCTGTGAGTCTCCCGATTAATACTGGAATTCCCATTGGAACAGGGACGATGAACCTACAGTTCCAAGGCAACCAAGTGGCGGCAATTATTAACGTTGCGGCAGTAGGTGGCGGCGGTAACTACTCTGCTCAGCTATCGGGTACATTTGCCGGAACCCAACCCCTCTAATCCTCAAGCCACAATGCATCTCCTGACGGGAAAACTCCTCTGAATCCCCATCTGTAGCTCGAAATGGGAGAATAAGTACTAATGATTGTCCGGACGCGCAAATTGACATCACTGGGAGGCAGGGGTGGATTTTCAGCAAATAGTGAACACACGACTGGTTAAGCAAGAAACCAATACGCTGTATCAATCCTTGATGCCGCTGCTCCAGTTGGATCCGAATTTTGCGGATTTAATTTTGCTGGATCTCGCTAAAGTGATGCGGATTTGCGGTCGCAGTCGCGGCGATATTGATGCGAATGAACTGCTGGCCTATTTGTCCCTGTATGCCCAGGTGAAACAGGAGGCCGATAAGCTCAAGGCCGTTGAGTCTTGGGAATTTTCCGATCAGGTGCGGCTACAGTACCAAAAGGAAACGCTGCGAATTATTTTAGATTTGACTGCGGAGCCGACCCAGGCCGAGAAACTGGTGCTGCCCTCGTTGTTGAAGCGATTAGACGAGGAACGCCATACGAACTACCTTGAGCAAGTGGTCAATGCCATCTACAAATTTGCCCAGGTGGTGACTAAGGCAGATGGCAATGTCACCATGCACGATATGGATGCCCTATCGCAGATTTGGCAGTGGCTCCATACCTATCACCCGATCGCGAGTTATCAGGTAGGACTAAAAGAGGCGATCGCCCAACTCACAAAACCTGCACCCTCTGCCGACCAAGCCCCCGCAGCCGAGCAAGCAATCCCAACGCCATCAACGGAAGAGGCTCCCCCGGTAAAAACTGAGGAAGAACTGGCGCAGATCCTAGACGATGCCTTAGCTGACTTGAACGCCCTCGTCGGCATGGAAAATATTAAGGAGGAAGTTCGCACCCTAGCCAACTTTCTCAAGGTTCAAAAAATTCGCGCTGAACAGGGTCTGGCCAAAACCCCCGTT
Proteins encoded:
- a CDS encoding PPC domain-containing protein; this encodes MAGNRLGNAKKLGVLKKQEQLKGTLSQQNRNNFFQFRLNSRSRVKLNLRQLRANADLELLRRNGNRIKAAKRPGQQDESIKAKLKAGTYYVKVSGKGDRTSYRLILKNTFNNASSKNQLDLPASLTSGGVPQALVYNVTLSGVVRSFTSQLPFQRFGQLFITRPFPAVTGNDRNAFEVALLSSDVPGGVTGRGSIRFATNTGLTTAGESIDTVFQNVDSRQNLLGLAVDRTAASGSNQFAVSLPINTGIPIGTGTMNLQFQGNQVAAIINVAAVGGGGNYSAQLSGTFAGTQPL